The Phyllopteryx taeniolatus isolate TA_2022b chromosome 7, UOR_Ptae_1.2, whole genome shotgun sequence genome has a segment encoding these proteins:
- the LOC133480897 gene encoding centrosomal protein of 135 kDa-like, whose amino-acid sequence MQTHEVIPPPNQPPPKSPDHGDDGLLLADGRLLGLQDDITKIKSDLENAHGCITLLLTQVAERDKEIDNLNHALHGPRDVVSLEDQNKSNKKLIAFLNIQIESLQESKKRLEQKLKGLQHKSSAEVADLSMKNNKLCRELMEKKIIMKQTKMDKKQVLDIAYRNLSASKEVIISQQEVIKDLEDNLVKIRAELPETSSSSLITLDRLVDLENAVQNLKREKLELRSQLQTLRDSMWDAERRWDFQPAERLQSAETAAASQRTKAACALSQLQGAPNSREREPTGLPKQRHDSQECIVRENMRIQDDLTARTREKQAAHVGMEEVLRERDELKLSMNAYISAMYRIDDLLRTKDQENFEMVEHLQAAHAELQKRERGLQQWKDLFSAIGVELRKAQEGQAALLVDLACVRELCARLDSDKELAACELTSKSVELDTVRSETELLKKQLESEKATVHNLETLLATALQKLSDREAKLRALRDRLTPANNMTGDCNHAREVANPQVPQRQANGQTNARSTGEQ is encoded by the exons ATGCAGACCCATGAAGTCATACCTCCTCCTAACCAGCCTCCACCCAAATCACCTGATCACGGAGATGACGGACTGCTGCTGGCAGATGGAAG gcTTCTCGGGCTGCAGGATGACATCACAAAAATCAAATCTGACCTGGAAAACGCCCACGGGTGTATCACACTCTTACTTACCCAA GTGGCCGAGAGGGACAAAGAGATCGATAATCTGAATCATGCACTTCATGGACCTCGTGATGTCGTCTCTTTGGAGGATCAGAACAAAAGCAATAAGAAACTGATCGCCTTTCTTAACATTCAG ATCGAGAGCCTGCAAGAGAGCAAGAAGAGGCTGGAGCAGAAGCTGAAGGGACTGCAGCACAAGTCCTCCGCCGAAGTGGCCGACCTGTCCATGAAGAACAACAAACTGTGTCGTGagctgatggaaaaaaaaatcatcatgaaGCAAACCAAGATGGATAAGAAACAAGTGCTGGATATCGCCTACCGGAACTTGTCCGCTTCCAAA GAAGTCATTATAAGTCAACAGGAAGTTATTAAAGATTTGGAAGATAACCTTGTAAAAATAAGAGCG GAACTTCCAGAGACGAGTTCAAGTAGCTTAATCACATTGGATCGGCTCGTTGACCTGGAAAATGCCGTCCAGAAC CTGAAGCGGGAGAAACTTGAGCTGCGTTCACAGCTCCAGACGTTGAGAGACAGCATGTGGGATGCGGAGCGGCGGTGGGACTTTCAGCCTGCGGAGCGGCTTCAGAGTGCAGAGACGGCGGCGGCGTCACAGCGGACGAAAGCAGCCTGCGCTTTAag TCAACTGCAGGGAGCGCCAAATAGCCGCGAGAGGGAGCCCACGGGCCTGCCAAAACAGCGGCACGACTCCCAAGAATGCATTGTCAGAGAGAACATGAGGATCCAAGATGACCTGACCGCGAGGACTAGAGAGAAGCAA GCTGCACACGTCGGCATGGAGGAAGTTCTGCGTGAGCGGGACGAGCTCAAACTGAGCATGAACGCTTACATCAGTGCAATGTACAGGATCGATGACCTGCTGAGGACAAAG GATCAGGAGAATTTCGAGATGGTGGAGCACTTGCAAGCGGCCCACGCTGAGCTGCAAAAGCGGGAGCGGGGGCTGCAGCAATGGAAGGACCTCTTCAGTGCCATTGGCGTGGAGCTGCGCAAAGCCCAGGAAGGGCAGGCGGCTCTCCTCGTCGACCTGGCCTGCGTCCGGGAGCTTTGCGCCAGACTGGACTCGGACAAGGAGCTCGCCGCGTGCGAGCTTACATCCAAGAGCGTGGAGCTCGACACG GTTCGATCGGAGACAGAGCTGCTGAAAAAGCAACTGGAGAGCGAGAAGGCGACCGTGCACAACCTTGAGACGCTCCTGGCCACCGCTCTTCAGAAGCTCAGCGACAGAGAGGCCAAGCTGAGGGCGCTACGAGACAGGCTCACCCCTGCTAACAATATGAC CGGCGACTGCAACCACGCGAGGGAGGTGGCCAATCCTCAAGTTCCTCAGCGACAGGCGAACGGCCAAACGAACGCCAGATCGACCGGGGAGCAGTGA